The genomic region AGGCTTTCGTATATGGAGATGAAGAAAGAGGGTCTTTTATGGCCGGACAATCTTCTGGATTAATAAATGAAATAAAAAGTGTAAAAGATGTAATAGAAGATACCATGGACTATATAATTAACAATAAATTTAGTAAATAAAAAATGGAGGCGATAGATTTGCGATGTTTTGTTTTTACAGGTCAAGGTTCCCAATATCTTGGAATGGGAAAAGAATTGTTAGATAATAAACCTGAATATAATATGTATTTTGATAAAGTTAAGGACAAAATAAATGTAGATATTAAGAGTATTATATACGGAAACGATGAGAAAGAACTTACACTTACACAAAATGCGCAAGTAGCAATATTAACAGTAAGTTACATAAAATATTTGTATTCTTTGGAACAAGGTATAAAACCTGACGTTGTTGCAGGCCACTCACTAGGTGAATGGACAGCAATATTGGCTGCTAATGTTATTGATTTTGAAGATGCTATTGAAGCTGTTTATTACAGGGGTTTATATATGAGTGAAGCCTTCGAACCTGGAAAAGGTGGGATGGCTGCAATAATAGGCATGGATCTGAATGAAATTCAAAAAGTTTTAGAAAATTATCCTAATGTTCAGATAGCTAATTATAATTCACCAACTCAAATTGTAATAAGCGGAGAAATGGAAGAACTTTTAATTTCCATGGAAAAGCTCAAAGAAAATGGAGCAAAAAGAGTAATATCTTTGAATGTTAGTGGACCTTTTCATTCTAAATTCTTGAAAGATGCAGAAAATAGATTGAGACAAAAAATTGAACAGGTCACTTTTAGAACTCCTTCTATTCCTGTTGTTCAAAATGTAACAGCTAGATTTGAAAAGGATCCTGAAGTTATAAAAGAAAATATAATAAAACAAATTACTTCCCCTGTAAAATGGGTTGATTGTGTCAAAGAATGTATTAATAAAGGTGTAGACGAATTTGTTGAAGTTGGCCCAACAAAAGTTCTAACTAAGTTTATCAAACAAATAGATAAAAATGTGAGACTTGTTAACATATAATAAAACCGGGGGTGTTTCCATTGAGGTTAAAAGGTAAGGTTGCTTTGGTAACAGGGGGATCAAGAGGTATCGGTAAAGAAATCTGTCGACTTTTTATAAAAGAAGGTGCTAAGGTAGCTTCGTTAGCGATGGATAAACAACCTCTAATAGAAGATTCTGAAAAAAATGATTTCCCTGAAAACAATTTTGTTTATTACCAGGCAGATATAACAGATTTTGAAAAAGTGAACGACATTGTTACTCAAATTTATGAGAATTTTGGAAAAATTGATATCCTGGTAAATAATGCTGGAATGGCAAAAGATACTTTTTTAGTAATTATGAAAGAAGATGATTTTGATAAGGTTATTCAAGTCAATTTGAAAGGTACTTTTGTGGTGACAAAAGCTGTGGCAAAAATAATGAGAAAACAGAAATTTGGAAATATAATAAATATGGCTAGTGTTGTTGGAATAGAAGGCAACATAGGGCAAACTAATTATTCTGCCGCAAAGGCCGGAATTATAGGCATGACCAAATCTTGGGCAAAAGAATTAACCATGAAAGGTGAAAATATTAGAGTCAACGCAATAGCACCTGGTTTTGTTAAAACAGGGATGACAAAAAGCCTAAAAGAAGATTTAATCGATTATGTAGTTGAAAACACTTGTTTAAAAAGATTAGGAGAACCTAAAGACATAGCAAATCTGGCTCTTTTTTTAGCAAGTGAAGACTCTTCGTTTATTACAGGACAAGTTATAAGAATAGATGGAGGTTTAAGATTATAAAATTATAATAAATTAAAATCAAAAACCCTAGAGATTGAACTGCCCCATGTCAAGTAGACACAAAAATTAATAAAAAACTATATACAACTGGATGCTTGGTTTCTGAACTTAACAGGAGCTACGCATCCAAATTTTTCTGGAATCTATCTTTGTTATAAAGTTTAATACGGTTTTATTCCCCTTCCTCGAAGGGGTGGATGCAGCGTTTTATGCTGCAGACGGGGTAGTCGGTTCTATTCCCCTTCCTCGAAGGGGTGGATGCAGCGTTTTGTGCTGCAGCCGGGGTAGTCTCTCTTTAATTTGCTTTTAGCAAATTGAAAATCCAATTCAAAAGCAACTACCCCGTCTGTGACAATAACCGTCACAGCCACCCCTTCAAAAAGGGGAATTAAACCTAAATCTTTTGCAAGAGGTAAATTAATACTTATTTAGGAAGTTTTATTATTTCACTCTAAAATTTCTTTTAGTTGGTCTATGGTTATTTTCAGAATATTTTTCTTTATCTTATTAATCTCTTCTTCGCTTGCTTTCTTTATTTTTTCTTCTAACTCTTTATCAAATTCTTTTCCAAATCTTTGGTTT from Petrotoga sp. 9PW.55.5.1 harbors:
- the fabD gene encoding ACP S-malonyltransferase; this encodes MRCFVFTGQGSQYLGMGKELLDNKPEYNMYFDKVKDKINVDIKSIIYGNDEKELTLTQNAQVAILTVSYIKYLYSLEQGIKPDVVAGHSLGEWTAILAANVIDFEDAIEAVYYRGLYMSEAFEPGKGGMAAIIGMDLNEIQKVLENYPNVQIANYNSPTQIVISGEMEELLISMEKLKENGAKRVISLNVSGPFHSKFLKDAENRLRQKIEQVTFRTPSIPVVQNVTARFEKDPEVIKENIIKQITSPVKWVDCVKECINKGVDEFVEVGPTKVLTKFIKQIDKNVRLVNI
- a CDS encoding beta-ketoacyl-ACP reductase, with the protein product MFPLRLKGKVALVTGGSRGIGKEICRLFIKEGAKVASLAMDKQPLIEDSEKNDFPENNFVYYQADITDFEKVNDIVTQIYENFGKIDILVNNAGMAKDTFLVIMKEDDFDKVIQVNLKGTFVVTKAVAKIMRKQKFGNIINMASVVGIEGNIGQTNYSAAKAGIIGMTKSWAKELTMKGENIRVNAIAPGFVKTGMTKSLKEDLIDYVVENTCLKRLGEPKDIANLALFLASEDSSFITGQVIRIDGGLRL